Below is a genomic region from Caldalkalibacillus salinus.
TAAATATTGTACAAGTGGTAAAGTCGCCTGGTCTCGATCACTTAATATAATGAGCGGTAGCATAAAATCATTCCATGCCCAGAGTGTTGTTAATATCCCTACTGTCGCATTCATTGGTGCTAATAACGGAAAGATAACTTTCCAGAAAACCTGCCATGTACTGGCTCCGTCTATGATAGCAGCTTCTTCCAACGTTTTTGGAATTGATTTAATATAACCTACGTAAATAAATACATTAAACGCGAGGCCATACACGATATACAATAGAATTAAACCAGCGATATTATCCATTCCCCAGCTACTTGTCTGCTTAACGATTGGAAGCATCAAAATAGGAAATGGAACAAACATCGCACTTACAAAATAATAAAATAAGAACTTATAAAACTTTTTATGCATATTTCTCGCAATAGCATAAGCCACCATCGAGTTTGTCAAAAGTGTAAAAATAACAACAAAAACGGTAATGGTTGAACTGTTGATTAGGGCATTAAAAAAGTTCGTTATTTCTATTGCATCCAAAAAGTTTTGAAAACGCCATTCTTCTGGAAGAGCTAGCAACGACTTAGACAATTCCTGCGGCGTCTTGAGTGCAATTGTGATGGTCAAATATAATGGCAAAAGTATCAGAATAGACCCTAACATTAACAAAGTCGTAATAATCCAATTTGTTTTGCCTCTCATTATAACTCCACCTCTCTTTTTTGCAGCACTCTAATCTGAACCACTGAGATGATAACGATCACGATAAAGTAAATAACTGCATTTGCTGATTGATAAGCAAACTCTCCACCTTCAAATCCCCCACGGTAAATTAAAAG
It encodes:
- a CDS encoding carbohydrate ABC transporter permease — encoded protein: MRGKTNWIITTLLMLGSILILLPLYLTITIALKTPQELSKSLLALPEEWRFQNFLDAIEITNFFNALINSSTITVFVVIFTLLTNSMVAYAIARNMHKKFYKFLFYYFVSAMFVPFPILMLPIVKQTSSWGMDNIAGLILLYIVYGLAFNVFIYVGYIKSIPKTLEEAAIIDGASTWQVFWKVIFPLLAPMNATVGILTTLWAWNDFMLPLIILSDRDQATLPLVQYLFQSQFSTDYNLAFASYLMALAPMIIVYIFAQKWIISGVTKGAIR